In the genome of Stomoxys calcitrans chromosome 4, idStoCalc2.1, whole genome shotgun sequence, the window CTTACCAGTACCGTGGTAACGAGTACCTCACAAAATCTCCCAAACGCAACTGCAGCTCCCGCCTACGCTGGTCCACCACCCGTTTGTATACCAAATAAACCCAACAAGCTGATGCGCAACAAAGAGTACCTGGAACAGCAACGTCAGCTGTTGTACATGCAATCGCTGCAAATGGATGATTCAGTGGTTCGTGGCATGATAAGACCGCTTTCGCGGACGTTATCCTCCCCTTTGGTCCATTTGGGTCCACACGGTTTAAGTCAGATACCCGATACGGGTCAAGCTACTCACGTGCCGCATGCCGGCCCCATTGTGACATCCTCCTCCGCAGATCATATACCGCCAGTTaatttgtctgtccatccaatGCATGGGCGACATTTAATAGATCTTTCGAATAGATATGCGGCTGCAGCCGCCGCTGCCGCTGCCGCATCCTCATCACAACAGCACATTGCAGTCGCAAATGAACTCTCTCAGTCACCACAATCCCAAGGAACAATGCCAGCAGCTGGTAGCGTAAATAATTTACCACAGAGTCCGCACAAAATAACCACGGGGCTAGCTTACGATAATCTCATGCTCAAACACGCCTGTATTTGTGGCAATAATAGTATACATCCCGAACACAGCGGTCGCTTACAGAGTGTATGGGCCCGTTTGAAtgaaaccgatttggctaaacgtTGTCATCGTTTAAGATCTCCCAAAGCCACACTGGAAGAAATTCAGAGTGTACACACCGAGGCGCATGCCATGCTCTTCGGTTCAAATCAATGCCAATTAGCGGCGAATCGTCAGAAGCTGGAATCTGCAGCGCCTTCGGCTAGCTTTGTGAGactttcatgtggaggtgtTGGTGTCGATCTGGATACAACGTGGAATGAGCACCATACAGCTCTGGCAGCtcgcatggcagccggttgcgtTTTAgatttagcaatgaaaacagCAAAGGGTGATTTGAAGAATGGATTTGCTGTGGTCAGACCACCAGGTCATCATGCGGAAGCAAATCTAGCCATgggtttttgtttctttaattCAATAGCGATAGCAGCTAAGATAGTGCGGCAACGTGTTCCAGAagttaagaaaattttagtgGTGGATTGGGTAAGTTTATGGAGACGAGCCGAGGAGAGAGATTGTTtacaattttatgttttttttacctATTTAGGATGTTCACCATGGAAATGGCACACAGCAGGCGCTCTATGGAAATCcagatattttatatttatccATACATCGTCATGACGATGGAAACTTTTTTCCTGGTACTGGTGGACCAACAGAGGTAAGTAGAAGTAGTGAGTTCTAGTCGCCTTTATATTATTTCGCCTAAAATAAAAGCTTGGGGTACGTagaattggtaattttttactTCTTGTCAGACGTTGTATATTGACTAAAATAAAAGCTTGaataaatcatcatcatcatatatACATGTCGATGCAGCTGTGGCAATTTCTTAAAAACACCTATAGTTCATATTTTACTGTCGAATGTACTAGTCCTTGTTTAGTTTAaaacaaatgcattttttatgtaaatataAAACAGCAGCATAAGCTATATTTATGCTTCCGGTTAGTATCACAAAcgctctattgtgaattattgtTGAACAGCTGATGGTTTGTGACAATTGCCAATCACTTCactaaaaccccataaataAACTCTTTCACGGATGTTAAAAATCAATCTTTTAATATCAGAAATTTGCTaactttattgttttccaacaCATTACATGTTCaagttttatggattttttttgcaaGATTTTACTAGAGAAGTACGCAACTTTGTTGAAAACCGTTATAATTACTGCTACTTGATTTTGTTTTCACaatataaattatatgttgagtAAAAACTTATATCAATTACTAAAAGTTCATATTTTACTGGCGAATGTACGAGTCCTTGTTTAGTTTaaaacaaatgcatttttatgtaaatataAAACAGCAGCATAAGCTATATTTATGCTTCCGGTTAGTATCACAAAcgctctattgtgaattattgtTGAACAGCTGATGGTTTGTGACAATTGCCAATCACTTCactaaaaccccataaataAACTCTTTCACGGATGTTAAAAATCAATCTTTTAATATCAGAAATTTGCTaactttattgttttccaacaCATTACATGTTCaagttttatggatttttttgcAAGATTTTACTAGAGAAGTACGCAACTTTGTTGAAAACCGTTATAATTACTGCTACTTGATTTTGTTTTCACaatataaattatatgttgagtAAAAACTTATATCAATTACTTTAATTCTTATATTACAGTGTGGTACGGGCCCTGGTTTAGGCTATAACGTCAACATTTCCTGGTCTGGAGCATTGAACCCACCTTTGGGTGATGCTGAATACATTGCTGCATTCCGTACGATTGTGATGCCCATAGCACGATATTTTAATCCTGATCTTGTACTTGTATCCGCTGGTTTTGATGCTGCCGCTGGACATCCAGCTCCCCTGGGAGGCTATCTTGTATCACCCGCCTGTTTTGGATATATGACACGCGAGCTTATGCAACTAGCCAAAGGTAAAGTGGTATTAGCTCTCGAAGGTGGATACGATTTACCAGCCATTTGTGATTCGGCACAAGAATGTGTACGAGCGTTGTTGGGTGATCCCCTATCGCCCATAGCAGAGAGTGAATTGAAACGTCAGCCGTGTCAGAATGCTATAGATACATTGCAAAAGACAATAGCCATACAGGTATGTAGATCTTTTAATTATTTCCTAGGgaattttgcattattttttcaaacaacTATATTTTTAGTTGCAACATTGGCCTTGTGTTAGACGCTTAGCGCATACAGTGGCCATGTCTGCTTTGGAGGCATTGAAAATCGAGCATGATGCATCGGATACAGTTAAGGCCATGGCGGGCTTATCAATGCAATCTTTGAACAAGTAAGCAAAATttattatacaatatatatattttatacaatGGAACAAACTGGTTAATCAATGGATGTGGAGCTAACCCATGATCCATCGTTTACAAATGCTTGCAATCACAATGTATGGACAATACAAGAGACATCCGATCTTTAGGAAGATCATAATTCACAATATTCGACATTTTCCATGTCCTTTTCCCACTTTGTCCTTCTAGCTGTGtcctttagcaaaaaattactatGAGTTGCAAGGATTAGTAATCGGatagagaaaaaatttacataatctgttgaaattttgttaaactttCTGCATTGTTTATTCACAATATGTGTGATCATTTACAATCATCCTGTTGCTCAAAGTTTTGAATTTGTGAATGAACATTGAAAGGGTCAACATCGATTGAAAAACATGTAATTTTAACCCATTTTGTCGTTTTTTACTTTTAAGCTTcaaactatttttagatatcgtttttaaacattgttgcaaagttttttttaatatacttttgattttccaaatttttcatttccccCCTTTCTTATTTGTTATCGTGACTGATTCTtcttttaaaaagaaataaaatatgagGTCAAATTTCTAATCGTTgccttttaaaacttttttttgctgAGAAGGACGCAACATCTATATGAGTTATATTATTTGTGCTAATAGCGCTAGAACTGATATACTTAACATTATTAACTGTTGCAACTGTTgcaatttaatttcttgattttttttatttctcttgtTTTTAGAACACTTTCTTGTGATGATTCCGAAGAGCCAATGGATCAAGACGAATCGAAATAGATGAAATGCTGCTATTGagcaaaaaaattgttgttattaCATTTGGCAGGCAGTCTTTTtcgtattttaaaaaaatactgCCAAAATTCGGTGCCAGTTTCACCGAGTAAAACATTTGGAAACTACAAACCTGTAGCCTGTTGCAGGATGTCATCGATTTTTATTGTTGGGAAAACATTAAAGCTGACAAAGATAATGCGCTTACACACAAAAACTTACAAAAGTTAACTTTTCGAATTCCTCAAATTAACGAAAGGAGAATGAATGGCACACTGAAGGAAAGATTTCCACAACACAGCCACTCTGCTGATGAAGAGTCAAGCACTTTcattgtttttatgtttttcttttacGTATTGGAACTGCATATGATTTTTATGCGGCATTTATGTGGTTTTTgtattgttgttattatatatattttgatataaacaCTCGCACCCATATACACATTATCTCATCAAGTCTAAAGTTTGTACAAAACGGCCAGATAATGGTACGAAAATCACAATTTAGTAGTTGCTCTTACTTTTGTAAATATTAACGAAAAATGCGCAGAGGGCATCAAAAAGATTGAAATGTAATTTTGAATCTTAACCTAGAGATTTGTatgtatattattattattttctataTTCTTATaaagatttttgtttgatttttacttagttaaaacattgcaaaactaaacaatgaAGATGTATGTATGAATACACTGCCCCTAGCGTACGTACATACAtgttgtatatatatgtattgggtaTGTAATAAAAGTGGCTGTGCCACTTAACTTTAACCCTTGTTTTTTCTAACTTTTACCATTTTTAGTTTAATTATACGTATAACGCATTTAAATCTAATTTAAATGCcttaaattttaagttaattttatTACTCTATatgttaatttttagttttagatTTTAAGTATGTCATATACCACATTTAGATCAATATGTGTTTTAAACGAATCTAGGGCCAACGGCTGTACCGCTGGTCGAAGGAaacaaaatgataaaaaaaattgcatcccttagaggaaataaaaattcaaaaaaaaaaaatttacgtcTACTTGCAAACGTTCAAAATGagatttttcttagaattttttgctttaaaactaatttaatttaatacttTTATTTTCTCATAAAggccacacacaaacaaaaacacgTCCATTTAACAAAATCTATTTTTGATCATTTGTGATTTTTTCAATCAATTGCCAAAAGAACTGTTTGTGAAAACgaaattagaaaatattttgtaaaagctATCAAAACGTCGACATGAGATACAAGGCTGAATATCATCAaatgtttgtttaaatttggCCTCCATTGTGGCAGTCATGGAGTTTAAAGTGTATTGACCAAACTCAGGCTCAAATAAATCGTTTGGTTAAATGGAATCACCTGTATTTTCTctcgataaaaaaaatattcaagtaaaaatttgccagtaaaaatttgtaggAAAGTAAGAATAGGGGccaaattaccgcatacgtgatcgagttCGCTTCacatcgaatgaaatttcatctttCGTATTTAAGGGATGTTATACAACTTTTATACACAtttatatgtaaatttttttataaagtatcgatttaaaattttgcgttcttaaatatcaaaaattctctttcaataaagaaatataTCAATCACAATAGAGAGAGTTTCGAACGGTTTTACTcattcacgtatgcggtaattcgattccagcttttacttttttattgttatttgtttgaataaaacagctggttttcataaacATCTGTTCGATGACGCAATTTGCTTCCAGTTTGTGCAAACGGtcaaacattttactgcaagTCTTTCGCGTACATTAAGTGTGTTTGTGTAcgcaaaaatttgtgcaaatttgcacaaatttttactacaAGTCATTcccgtactttatttgccagcagaagcgagcgggagagtgcgtgagagcaaACAACATTTtgagtttggtaattgagagcttcCAAATTTCCGCTGGAAGTTTTTCCTCCCAGCAgcaatttgcagcatcgaacggATGTTTTTTGAAACCCAGCTGTTTTATTCACACAAATCATGGACAGTAGCTCCATGAAAACTTGCCGCTCTATACAAATAATTAACAGGAAAGTGAAGGTTGTTCTATCTCTCCTCTATgcgaaaaatttaatagaacACCATAGACAAAATTATGTTTAAGCTCGCTAGAATGTGTTGAAAAATTCTCTAACATAAAACGAGAACAGTGAAGATAAGAAACTATAGCccaattttattttagtactatatggTGATATCTCGCCAGTACAAAGAAGTTttggataaattaccagtgcaggcttTTGTAGAACATGTGGCAGAAATAcgtctattgtgaatggcaaaataaaaattaaacctaGACCTCGTATGGTTTTGTCACGTTACCATGGTTTTTGCGTTTTAATTTTGTCCTTCACGGCTTGTATgtccagtactaaaataaaatacagcaaCTATTCCAACTTTTAGACATAGTGAGGGCAGTTAGTGAGGCAGTTAATTAAAACAGTTACTCCGTCAAACGGATTTTGTTCTCTTATTTATCCTATATATGAATAATATTGGTAAACTTTTTTGAATACACGACACATTTGAAATTCAACAACTTTGTGAACCATAACAGCCCTGTTTTATGTAAGTACTGTACAGTAAAGTGCGCTGAAAATTGTATGGAAATAATTGTCCAGTACAACGAAGTTCTTGGAACGAATTACCGCATACTTCATAgagtgcgctttcgtatcgaCTGAAATTTCATTTGTTATTTAATGGATGTTAAAATGCTTTTATACACATTTTAATGtacaattttttatgaattatgCACGATtcaaacatttcaaaaattctcattcaataaaaaatacgtaattcacaatagagagatatTAAATGATTCTGCTCGTTTACGTATGGGCCCTTGCACAAATTACCAGTTCATCGCCATGATACATTTTTCACAATTGTGTGGCCAACTATAGAAATAATGACAGACCGGGTGTTCTCTGTGTTTCACCTTATTTTCACTTTTCGAAAACTTCACTTTCCCACTGCCAAAATTAGCTGTTCTGTAATAGCGGGGAAaggcaatttttcgaatttccgttggaaaaattaaaacatgatttaatggatgttataatacttttatacacattttaatgtcaaagtttttataaattgtgATCGATTCACACATTTGCGTACTTACATTTCAAAAATTCTCGttcaaaaaaaatacataattcacaatagagagatttcaaATGATTTTGCTCGTTTACGTATGGGCCCCGGGATAAATTACCACTTCATCGCCATGATACATTTTCACAATTGTGTGGTCAACTATAGAAATAATGGCAGACCGTATGTGTTCTGTGTTTCACCTTACATTCACTTTTCGAAAACTAGGAATTATGgagaatttttgacaaaatttcaaagaggaccaattttttatgaaaaaaattattttttcttaatagTTTTGGACCTATATTTATAATCAAATggttaaatatttaaaacaaattcgCATTAGGATTTTTTGGGgttttggtgaacatttttaaTACAAACACTATCATtaaacaaaattcttttatttacaTTTCGTAATAactaatgaataaaaaaaacatcGATTTTCACTTAGAAACATGCACTTAGGTGGCGGTCCATGATCAATCGCCTTTGACAGTCAGTATTTCATTAATAGGGTCCGCAGTTTTatggaaaatcgaaatttttgcatCTAATATTTTCCAAACGCGGTGGTATTTTGTAATCATATATCGACTACAGAACTTCGACTCTGCACGCATATACGCAAAATATCAACGCATATCGTAAATAATTGATGGGAAAATTTCACCTCCTTGAAACAACTTGTTATTATCACACGACAGAAGTGTCAAAAgttcataaatttttattataaggTATCATGAATAAAACCAaagaagttaaaatttttgaattgcttTGCCTCTATGGAAATGTCTTAAAAATGCGATGTATAATGAAGCGCCATTTCAATTATATGGCAGCCGTGGAGAAACCCACTCTAGTGCTGCTTTCTTTTTGCACTAAATACACGAGTCATAAAATGAATATGACTGTTTGTCAATCTGccaaaacaatttcaaaaaaaatttaaagtttttgtaaGACTTTTAAATTTAGCTTGCAAAACATGCGTGGCCTacaattgaatgaaatttgttaAGACGGCAATTTTGTCCTGCCATTCACAATGGTTGACTTGGACACACTTAAAATGGAGTACGTacctcaaacgaaattttcggttgcagccaagacattcatttacaggtagtggcagttacctaacaacaaaatattgagtgcactatctgtcaaaatcaatgatTAGAGCAaccctgattttgtgtatgtcaCTAATAATACTCACACACAGCCAAAacttgttgacagatagtgcaaccaaattgtactcagctgtttacggtacattacctggtaattatgtcatggttgcAGTCAAGATATTTATGTCTTCACTGGAAAATAGCTGTATATAGACTACAATTTAGCCcgatttttaatcattttttgctAATATATACTCCAATTGAAtatatttatttgcaaataattttatttcaaaacataCATTTACATTCGTAACTGCGAGAAAAAATTCTGCAATGCTTATTATGCCACCCAgttacgcaaaaaaaaaatcatttgagctgcgtacctgcaTGCGAAATTTTAGGTAACGGTATAGGAAAATTGAGCTTAGGATATGTcttgcatttcttatggtaacgaaaatttcgcaatAGGTGCATACTACCCTTAACTGTAAAAACATGACTTGGCAATCCTCGTGACAGATCAGAGCTGTTAACAGCCAACCTAGTtcgacggtattaagatgtccgatttttgtttacattctctttgttgtcaccttctttctctcatattctctgcttatgtacgcacacaaatttctttgtgtgtgttggcaaaacgtcgatcagcttgatggcagattgcatcatgtgatttgtggttgttgtacaaatgaggccACCttaaattgtttcgccatggtgaCAGATAGCTTTGAACGTATGGGGCTGTCAAAAGTCTTGCCTTAGGGCTGGTATTCTATTCGACTTTTCAtgtgaacaactgtcaaactccatataaaaaacgtACAAGCTAAAAACatgggaaataaataaatgccttTGTTACGCTAATGGCTTCAAGTGAGCACCTAATAACAATTAATCCTAGTGTAATAGAAAAGTAAGATTGAGATGGTAAAAAACATttcatgtttaaaaaaattatgatattttgttaaaatttttcgcaactattccgaaagctgaacagaatactctgctTTGTAGTCGACGAGTGGACAAAATGTGTCGATATTGCTTTTTTGAGTCTTCTAGAAAATCTGACATGAATATCATCTGTTCGTATAATAGAGATTGTGGGTTATGCCATCATTTTATGaacaggggccgaattaccgcatgcgTGATCGAGTACGCTTtcgaatcggatgaaatttcatttcgtATTAAATGGATGTTATACCCCTTTTATAAATTGATCAACTTAAACATTTgcgttcttaaatttcaaaaattctctttcaataaagaaattcataattcacaatagagagatttcgaactattttactcgttcacgtatgcggtaattcggccccagatTTTGTTTGCAGTTTTACTTTGGACTCTTAAAATAAACGGTCATATTCACACAACTAAATGAAGTCTCAAAATAGGTGTCAAATAATCCTATTTCAAAGCTACTTTAAAGCATTCACAAGCCGGTGTAAATGTTTAATAAGTATTTGTTGGTTTGTAAAACAATGTTCCTTTGGCAATTGAGTACCAAAACTGGTTTTAaggaaattcaataaaattgaaTACCTGTATTTTGATGAACCAAATATTTCTCTACATTCACAATTGAACTTTAATTTATACACACTTATGCAAGTAAATATAATTTTGTTAtattataataaacaaaatttttttacaaagtaACTTTTGTTTAGGTAAATTttcttgttattattttttttgtttggcttttaaagaagaaaaagaagtttgattttaaacacaaaaacaaaaagtattgtttattttttattgtggCTGAACAAACGAAattgaaacaagaaaaaaactaaaaaacacacaaaacttGTAacgtgaaaacaaaaattttttaaacaaactcAATGTGTATTTTCTTTAGTAATTCAAAATTGTTATCGTTATGTATCATCATCATCTTTATACGTGAAAAGGCTAATATTGGATGTGTGGAATCTCCACAAAAACACATAATACACAAAACCCTCCATTAccttatatattttatataaaataataaaactggaaacaatgcaatgcaaattcaAGCATATTTTgtacgaaaacaaaaacacttatTTAAATCTATAACAATTATTAGAAGCTGAAATCTGTTCAAAGGATTGGAGTCTAAATGTTTTTGgatttaaagaaaatggaatttttattgGTAATATTAAagatatttacattttttctacaATCTTGCCAGAGAAAAATCTAAATAGTAAATGTTTACatggtatatatatacatttgcatagccacatacaaatgtggctacaatagcAACGGTATTGGGAATTTAATAACAGTAAAACGAACTCTTAAACATTAGCTCTGTTTTATTTAATGCCATCTATCCAGTAAAACGATGctctggataaattaccagtgcaggcttaTGAAGAACATCTGTATTCAGCATTGtcattatatgttttttttcacatttaagcctagtactgacttcattcgctgCGAataatgcctattaaattattgcgaaatcccaCGGACTCTATTCTTTGCTAGaacacaaaagtcaaacaacaacacacaacaaagacaatttcactgaaaaagagttgattggtgcccatttcATGAGTTTTTAATTACTCTGCCAATTAATTGAATcgaaatttgtattggcgcagcgacatgtcgttactattttgttcattttttttgtaatgcgttttgacagttgatAGTCGGGCGAAAACTCGAAGTCAGTTCTAGGCTTTAAGTTTGGCCACCTGCAGAAATATCTCAATtgtgaatgacaaaatttttaaaataacgtgcacaaatttttataaattttatttggctTTGTTAGATTTCATaattaattttgcacatatttgcACTTTTTACCTCGTGTGGTTTGACACGTTGCCAATCGGTGTAGCCATCTGATGTCAAACAAACATACTTGCAATAGATAcagtttttcctttttatttttatcattcACGATTTGTGTATCAGTACtacaataaaacacagcaattgtTTCCTTGGTCGAATGTAACAATTAGCTACCACTTAGGATAAAAATTCCTTAATATCAAATTGAATATCTTACAACAGTGGTGCACAAAATTAGAAatcaggggccgaattaccgcatacgcaATCGTgtgcgctttcgtatcgaatgaaatttcatctcgtATTTAATGGGTCTTATACGACTTGCATATACATTTGTGTGTCCAACTTTTTATAAAGAAGTCTGGATTTAAACGTTCgcgttcttaaatttcaaaaattcccttTCATTAAAGAGATACATCATTCACAAAAGAGatatttcgaacgattttactcgttcatgtatgcggtaattcggccccagatTATATGCGTGAGTAACTctccataaaattttataattctcTCGATGGATGAAAGTTAATCTATCTCACAAAAGAATTGAAGTGAATGAAGAAACATACATTTTCCTTTTAAATCTAGCGtttaataagaaaaaatattgatttttaaatgaaaacacAAAAACGATGCGTTGCtgagacagcaacgaatgaacGCAAGAGAATAAGAATACATGTGAATTTAGcatcaattttaattttgtgcaCTACTGTCTTACACCAAATGAATGTTCCCTCGGTTTGAACATTGAGCATTTTTAAATTCAGGGACCGAATAACCacatacgtgaacgagtaaactCGTTCGAAATCTCCCTATTATGAATTATGCATTTCTATATTGAACGAGGATTTTTCTaattaaaaagcgcatttgtttaaatcgatcataatttgtaaaaattttgatattaaaatgtatataaaagtgGTAAAACATCTGCTAAATAAGAAATTAAGGTTTATTCGATACGAAAATAACCCGATCacatatgcggtaattcggaCCCAGTTCTTTATCTTTTGTATTAATAAAACCTTTGAAGTTAGGACAACAACCTTTTTGGTGTAGGCGACAGTAAAGTGGCATAAAATGGAAACACTTGTGTTTCATTAACTTTTCTTAGACATAGACATTTTTGTCTTACTTACTGTAAAATAGGTAAAATATGCTTAACCTAAAAAAAGCTATTATAATGGACAGGTGAGTATCTACctttattattataaaatacGTGTAACAAAAGTTCACTTTGCAAATTTGCAGTTCATACTTTAATAGTATACTCAAGTACCACATTGCACAAGAGCATTCGTGAATCTTAATTACACATACATTTATTCAATATAAAGGCTATATTGAATACATGTACTATAGTGCAGTGTAGTACTATACAGTGCAGTGCAGTACTatccccggcacgggatagctgtgagcaccacacaggctggaacattgaggttcgatctatgtggtgttcacTGCTgtgacgagaagcttagctgcgagcgtccacagattgcggatagtggaatgctccatacggagtagctgcaacggcacacgtggacaatcagcggtatcgagcggagagtcgcaGTGAGAGGTTGGGCGGCAACGGcaacttgcacaaatactgagtgcctacgatactcgatatgacaaggcgagttattggcgcctttaaataaccaatggccaccctattTCCTaggcgatcggtcttttggaccggaatgattttgctcacctacaggggcgtgacgaggatcgccacctccacataaaatattgcttcaaaacaacaacacatacataaacaaatttgtgtgcatgtgcgtatacgtgtgcgtacatgagcagagaatatgcgagaaagaagataagaaCAAAgagaattcaaacaaaaatatgtcaccttaataccgtcaaatctgGCCGTCtgctaacagctgttcgcgtcaGACCACCTTTTTTAATCCGCCTTgcgaagttctggataaattagTGCAGGCAAAGGGCTGGTACTATGTACTATGTTTCACCGTTGAAATCCTATGTTTTCtgcgattatttttttgaaCCACCACACAAAtatcaatgataaaataaaaattttattaacattgtACTATTAGTAGTAAGGGAATGACGTGTTGTataggtaagcatgtccgcctatgacgccgaacgcctgagttcaaatcctgtcgtgaacatcagaaacttTTTCGGTGGTTGTTCTCCCCTTACTAATACTTGCTGTGTTTTAATTTAGTACTGGATACAATAGATTCcagtgcaagtctgtttgtttgccaCCAGG includes:
- the LOC106087293 gene encoding histone deacetylase 4 isoform X2; amino-acid sequence: MTSPEERIPTHDLSRDSGPTERLHITPGTLDFSRVQAPSATDLGKEILELKQEQELQKQMLFHTFQEKTKELELQHKIQLENKFHELHERRIVTAAVEEQQQRERREREREAVVKRKENSANASPEVKQILNCFILNRKQAASSPNGMQTSSPYRNRSVVKSSSGESLPAGAVTSSHPYKIPQPPPSSLLKYEADFPLRKTASEPNLLKMRLKQSVIERKARVSGPAGLRRHERLLQAAHRRQQKQNSTLTNCNSTPDSGPNSPPSSCMSNASTGSIVGHSRGSPTSAPIQEENEDGSHYHPGQRSSINDLSLFSSPSMPNISLGRPHLPNAHNSVAANYAMFAALRQHAAGMPPVGAPSGGHQPPTYYNPMGVPFGRPAAMSGAPNTMIPSQTVAAANASANAVSAAPPQSPVVRSASATSTSSSQASLVGDVAPPLAHAASAGSATALMHVASTGGIHAVAAHSPQSSSNSIYGQPITDAQVAQAHLNKQGHRPLGRTQSAPLPLGHPMLTGSSHQINIAQTHYENSDAERQAYEQHMLLTQKIRQTVLTRSGAVRDTQQQQHQHQQQLLKEEDAAEVMDLTDKKKPPKTVLTSTVVTSTSQNLPNATAAPAYAGPPPVCIPNKPNKLMRNKEYLEQQRQLLYMQSLQMDDSVVRGMIRPLSRTLSSPLVHLGPHGLSQIPDTGQATHVPHAGPIVTSSSADHIPPVNLSVHPMHGRHLIDLSNRYAAAAAAAAAASSSQQHIAVANELSQSPQSQGTMPAAGSVNNLPQSPHKITTGLAYDNLMLKHACICGNNSIHPEHSGRLQSVWARLNETDLAKRCHRLRSPKATLEEIQSVHTEAHAMLFGSNQCQLAANRQKLESAAPSASFVRLSCGGVGVDLDTTWNEHHTALAARMAAGCVLDLAMKTAKGDLKNGFAVVRPPGHHAEANLAMGFCFFNSIAIAAKIVRQRVPEVKKILVVDWDVHHGNGTQQALYGNPDILYLSIHRHDDGNFFPGTGGPTECGTGPGLGYNVNISWSGALNPPLGDAEYIAAFRTIVMPIARYFNPDLVLVSAGFDAAAGHPAPLGGYLVSPACFGYMTRELMQLAKGKVVLALEGGYDLPAICDSAQECVRALLGDPLSPIAESELKRQPCQNAIDTLQKTIAIQLQHWPCVRRLAHTVAMSALEALKIEHDASDTVKAMAGLSMQSLNKTLSCDDSEEPMDQDESK
- the LOC106087293 gene encoding histone deacetylase 4 isoform X4 yields the protein MLFHTFQEKTKELELQHKIQLENKFHFAVHSHGAFQELHERRIVTAAVEEQQQRERREREREAVVKRKENSANASPEVKQILNCFILNRKQAASSPNGMQTSSPYRNRSVVKSSSGESLPAGAVTSSHPYKIPQPPPSSLLKYEADFPLRKTASEPNLLKMRLKQSVIERKARVSGPAGLRRHERLLQAAHRRQQKQNSTLTNCNSTPDSGPNSPPSSCMSNASTGSIVGHSRGSPTSAPIQEENEDGSHYHPGQRSSINDLSLFSSPSMPNISLGRPHLPNAHNSVAANYAMFAALRQHAAGMPPVGAPSGGHQPPTYYNPMGVPFGRPAAMSGAPNTMIPSQTVAAANASANAVSAAPPQSPVVRSASATSTSSSQASLVGDVAPPLAHAASAGSATALMHVASTGGIHAVAAHSPQSSSNSIYGQPITDAQVAQAHLNKQGHRPLGRTQSAPLPLGHPMLTGSSHQINIAQTHYENSDAERQAYEQHMLLTQKIRQTVLTRSGAVRDTQQQQHQHQQQLLKEEDAAEVMDLTDKKKPPKTVLTSTVVTSTSQNLPNATAAPAYAGPPPVCIPNKPNKLMRNKEYLEQQRQLLYMQSLQMDDSVVRGMIRPLSRTLSSPLVHLGPHGLSQIPDTGQATHVPHAGPIVTSSSADHIPPVNLSVHPMHGRHLIDLSNRYAAAAAAAAAASSSQQHIAVANELSQSPQSQGTMPAAGSVNNLPQSPHKITTGLAYDNLMLKHACICGNNSIHPEHSGRLQSVWARLNETDLAKRCHRLRSPKATLEEIQSVHTEAHAMLFGSNQCQLAANRQKLESAAPSASFVRLSCGGVGVDLDTTWNEHHTALAARMAAGCVLDLAMKTAKGDLKNGFAVVRPPGHHAEANLAMGFCFFNSIAIAAKIVRQRVPEVKKILVVDWDVHHGNGTQQALYGNPDILYLSIHRHDDGNFFPGTGGPTECGTGPGLGYNVNISWSGALNPPLGDAEYIAAFRTIVMPIARYFNPDLVLVSAGFDAAAGHPAPLGGYLVSPACFGYMTRELMQLAKGKVVLALEGGYDLPAICDSAQECVRALLGDPLSPIAESELKRQPCQNAIDTLQKTIAIQLQHWPCVRRLAHTVAMSALEALKIEHDASDTVKAMAGLSMQSLNKTLSCDDSEEPMDQDESK